From Acidobacteriota bacterium, the proteins below share one genomic window:
- a CDS encoding DUF362 domain-containing protein codes for MNDCRVITRRDFIRGTTCAGLGATIGFPLEAEENPIPQKRARVILIRDEKVIKEHGEIDGKIIRQMLEKALTAFLDEKDPVKAWKFLVKQNDTVGIKSNVWKYLPTPEPLEKAIMKGLVQTGIEPRKIRIDDRGARNSLADCTALINARPLRTHHWAGVGGCIKNYIMFVPEPSAYHGDICADLGAIWNLPIVRGKTRLNILVMLTPLFYGRGPHHFNRKYVWNYNALLLSDDPVALDAVGVHILERKRKLFFGEERPLKPLTKHITFADRKHRIGTSDLSRIHLIKLGWEKDILI; via the coding sequence ATGAACGATTGCAGAGTGATAACACGGCGGGATTTCATCAGGGGAACGACCTGCGCGGGACTGGGTGCCACCATCGGTTTCCCTCTCGAAGCCGAAGAGAATCCCATTCCCCAAAAAAGAGCCAGGGTGATCCTCATTCGAGACGAGAAAGTCATAAAGGAACACGGGGAGATCGACGGAAAGATTATCCGGCAGATGCTCGAGAAGGCCCTCACGGCCTTTCTCGATGAGAAAGATCCCGTGAAAGCGTGGAAGTTCCTCGTTAAGCAAAACGACACGGTCGGGATCAAGAGCAATGTCTGGAAGTATCTTCCCACTCCAGAGCCGCTTGAGAAAGCCATCATGAAAGGCCTCGTCCAGACAGGGATCGAACCGAGGAAGATCCGGATCGACGATCGGGGAGCCAGGAACTCGCTTGCCGATTGCACCGCTCTCATCAATGCACGACCTCTTAGAACTCATCACTGGGCGGGCGTGGGAGGCTGCATCAAAAACTATATCATGTTCGTCCCAGAACCATCCGCATATCACGGTGACATCTGTGCAGACCTAGGAGCCATCTGGAACCTCCCCATTGTGAGGGGTAAGACGCGACTGAACATCCTCGTCATGCTGACCCCGCTCTTTTACGGGCGCGGGCCTCACCACTTCAACAGGAAATATGTCTGGAATTACAACGCCCTGCTTCTCTCCGACGACCCGGTCGCTCTGGATGCCGTCGGGGTTCATATTCTGGAGCGAAAGAGGAAACTCTTCTTCGGTGAGGAGCGCCCCTTGAAACCGCTGACGAAACACATCACGTTTGCCGATAGGAAACACCGCATCGGCACAAGCGATCTAAGCAGAATTCATCTCATCAAATTAGGCTGGGAAAAAGATATCCTGATCTGA